From one Sulfurimonas sp. HSL-3221 genomic stretch:
- a CDS encoding histidine triad nucleotide-binding protein, producing the protein MCLFCKIANNELSANTVHENDDFVAFHDINPKAPVHVLAIPRTHVDSFNEVTPEMMAGMTAFIQEVVEKVDIKESGYRVITNIGENGGQEVKHLHFHILGGARLRWGHFADADPKDFL; encoded by the coding sequence ATGTGTCTTTTCTGCAAAATCGCCAACAATGAACTGAGTGCCAACACGGTGCACGAAAACGACGACTTCGTCGCCTTTCACGACATCAATCCCAAGGCCCCCGTTCACGTGCTCGCCATTCCCAGAACCCATGTTGACAGCTTCAACGAGGTGACGCCGGAGATGATGGCGGGCATGACTGCTTTTATCCAGGAAGTGGTCGAGAAGGTCGATATCAAAGAGAGCGGCTACCGCGTTATTACGAACATCGGCGAAAACGGCGGCCAGGAGGTCAAACACCTCCATTTCCACATCCTCGGCGGCGCCAGACTGCGCTGGGGCCACTTCGCGGACGCGGACCCGAAAGACTTCCTTTAA
- a CDS encoding cytochrome C produces the protein MKKVVFSVLITALLTGAVGEAAVYKGQREFHKQCKACHDDGQDIAFTYKRRTWKKMMQDNGAGLAELHLNSEKAKKSWKYFKSKKYQKNSKHLKDFMVEYAKDSGNVPACN, from the coding sequence ATGAAGAAGGTCGTTTTCTCTGTTCTTATTACGGCACTGTTGACCGGTGCTGTCGGCGAAGCAGCCGTGTACAAAGGCCAGCGCGAGTTTCATAAACAGTGTAAAGCCTGCCATGATGACGGTCAGGATATCGCCTTTACCTATAAACGGAGAACATGGAAAAAGATGATGCAGGACAACGGCGCAGGATTGGCCGAACTGCATCTCAATAGTGAGAAAGCGAAGAAGTCCTGGAAATACTTCAAAAGCAAGAAGTACCAGAAAAATTCGAAGCACCTGAAGGACTTCATGGTCGAATACGCCAAGGACAGCGGGAACGTTCCCGCCTGTAACTAA
- a CDS encoding OsmC family protein, translating to MKVTISHLDEMRFEAKTDRGQSFVIDCPVISPIEYFLSGLVACTTSDLIAIPKKQGKTVTNLSVDGEVVRNETPPCKFNTLHLDYRFDSDADDMTALRWVMGSIETYCSTINTVRDTTKITYSVTHNGNVLRENEEIISGQGGNIDFGEIEACPS from the coding sequence ATGAAAGTAACGATTTCCCACCTGGACGAGATGCGCTTCGAGGCGAAAACGGACCGCGGACAGAGCTTTGTCATTGACTGCCCGGTTATCTCCCCGATTGAATACTTCCTCTCCGGCCTTGTCGCCTGTACGACCAGCGACCTCATTGCCATCCCGAAAAAGCAGGGCAAGACGGTCACCAACCTCAGTGTCGACGGCGAGGTCGTGCGCAACGAAACGCCGCCGTGCAAGTTTAATACCCTGCACCTCGACTACCGCTTCGACTCCGACGCCGACGATATGACGGCGCTGCGCTGGGTCATGGGAAGCATCGAAACCTACTGCTCGACGATCAATACCGTCCGTGATACGACGAAGATCACCTACTCCGTGACGCACAACGGCAACGTCCTGCGTGAGAATGAGGAGATCATCAGCGGGCAGGGCGGCAATATCGACTTCGGTGAAATCGAAGCCTGCCCCAGCTAA
- the hemC gene encoding hydroxymethylbilane synthase: MKKLVIATRGSKLALWQSEHIKAVLEEQNPGLEVSLKIVVTSGDKILDVPLAKIGGKGLFLKEIEETMLGGEAQLAVHSLKDVPTQMPDGLLLAAITEREDDRDAMLSEKYASVDALPEGAVVGTSSLRRRMQILALRPDLTIKDLRGNVDTRIRKLKEGEYDAIILASAGINRLGLLDSVEYVYPIALGDMVPAMGQGALGIEAVDDPEVLEIARGLEDTNTRIETTIEREFVDTLQGGCQVPIGVNATVLENGQVLTQAIVGLPDGTEVLAESVEVPKDAVDNLGRKMAETFIEQGARELLARAEEMAFK, translated from the coding sequence ATGAAGAAACTCGTCATCGCAACCCGCGGAAGCAAGCTGGCACTCTGGCAGTCCGAACATATCAAGGCCGTTCTCGAGGAGCAGAACCCCGGTCTGGAAGTGTCGCTTAAAATCGTCGTGACCAGCGGCGACAAGATCCTCGACGTGCCGCTGGCAAAGATCGGCGGCAAGGGGCTCTTTCTCAAAGAGATCGAAGAGACGATGCTGGGCGGCGAAGCCCAGCTGGCGGTCCACTCGCTCAAAGACGTACCGACGCAGATGCCCGACGGGCTTCTGCTGGCTGCCATTACCGAACGCGAAGACGACCGCGACGCGATGCTGAGCGAAAAATATGCCAGCGTCGATGCCTTGCCCGAGGGGGCGGTCGTCGGGACCTCGTCGCTGCGCCGCCGGATGCAGATCCTGGCCCTGCGCCCGGACCTGACCATCAAGGACCTCCGCGGGAATGTCGATACCCGCATCCGAAAGCTCAAAGAGGGCGAGTACGATGCCATCATCCTCGCTTCGGCCGGGATCAACCGCCTGGGGCTGCTCGACAGCGTCGAGTACGTCTACCCGATCGCGCTGGGCGATATGGTGCCTGCCATGGGACAGGGCGCACTCGGAATCGAAGCCGTTGATGACCCGGAAGTCCTTGAGATCGCCCGGGGGCTTGAAGATACGAATACCCGTATCGAAACGACGATCGAACGCGAATTTGTCGATACCCTGCAGGGCGGATGCCAGGTGCCGATCGGCGTCAATGCCACCGTCCTCGAAAACGGTCAGGTGCTGACCCAGGCGATTGTCGGGCTTCCCGACGGCACGGAAGTGCTTGCCGAATCGGTCGAAGTACCTAAAGATGCCGTCGATAATCTCGGCCGAAAAATGGCGGAGACGTTCATTGAACAAGGTGCCCGGGAACTGCTTGCCAGGGCCGAAGAGATGGCGTTTAAGTAG
- the argH gene encoding argininosuccinate lyase produces MEKMWSGRFSASASSLLDQFNASIMFDRELYREDIEGSLAHAAMLQSRGILSADELEAIRGGLAQVREEIEAGSFEWNISDEDLHMAIEKRLTALIGDAGKKLHTARSRNDQVAVDFRRYVLRKNLEIVGQLKTLMQTLVDIAGKHTETLLPGMTHLQHAQPINFGFHLLAYASMFKRDIDRLLSSRQRNNVSPLGCAALAGTPHDIDRNLTANALGFDSVSVNCLDTVSDRDFALEILFNISTMMMHVSRLSEELILWSSYEFGFVELSDEYSTGSSIMPQKKNPDVPELLRGKTGRVYGALMGLLTVMKGLPLAYNKDTQEDKEGVFDAVATAHISLEILNEALKTMTVKPENMLAASKKGHLSATDLADYLVERCGVPFREAHFITGKAVARAEALGIDLSEIAYGELKAIDERIGEDVIPHLQLAHSMNARTSSGGTATVRTLEQIVHFENYLKELDL; encoded by the coding sequence ATGGAAAAAATGTGGTCCGGCCGTTTCAGTGCCTCAGCCTCGTCACTTCTAGACCAGTTTAACGCCTCGATCATGTTCGACCGCGAACTGTACCGGGAAGATATCGAAGGTTCGCTCGCACACGCCGCCATGCTGCAGAGCCGCGGTATCCTGAGTGCGGATGAGCTCGAGGCGATCCGCGGGGGACTGGCACAGGTCCGCGAAGAGATCGAAGCGGGCAGTTTTGAGTGGAATATCAGCGACGAAGACCTGCATATGGCGATTGAAAAGCGTCTTACGGCGCTCATCGGGGATGCCGGAAAGAAACTGCATACGGCCCGCAGCCGCAACGACCAGGTGGCCGTCGACTTCCGCCGCTATGTCCTGCGCAAGAACCTGGAGATCGTCGGCCAGCTCAAAACCCTGATGCAGACCCTCGTCGACATTGCCGGCAAGCATACAGAGACGCTGCTGCCGGGGATGACGCACCTGCAGCATGCCCAGCCGATCAATTTCGGTTTCCATCTGCTGGCATACGCGAGCATGTTCAAACGGGACATCGACCGTCTCCTCTCGAGCCGCCAGCGCAACAACGTCTCCCCGCTGGGCTGCGCCGCCCTGGCCGGGACGCCGCACGACATCGACCGCAACCTGACCGCCAACGCGCTGGGGTTCGACAGCGTCAGCGTCAACTGCCTCGATACGGTCAGCGACCGCGATTTCGCCCTGGAGATCCTCTTTAACATCTCGACGATGATGATGCACGTTTCCCGCCTCAGTGAGGAGCTGATCCTCTGGTCGAGCTACGAGTTCGGCTTTGTCGAGCTCTCCGACGAATACTCGACAGGCTCCTCGATCATGCCGCAGAAGAAGAACCCGGACGTCCCCGAACTGCTGCGGGGCAAAACGGGCCGCGTCTACGGCGCGCTGATGGGGCTGCTCACGGTGATGAAGGGGCTGCCGCTCGCTTATAACAAGGATACCCAGGAGGACAAAGAGGGAGTCTTCGACGCCGTTGCCACGGCGCACATCTCTCTTGAGATCCTGAACGAAGCGCTCAAGACGATGACGGTCAAACCGGAGAACATGCTGGCTGCTTCAAAGAAGGGACACCTGAGCGCTACAGACCTGGCCGACTACCTCGTCGAGCGCTGTGGGGTGCCGTTCCGCGAGGCCCACTTTATTACGGGCAAGGCCGTCGCCCGGGCCGAAGCGCTCGGAATAGACCTGAGCGAGATCGCTTACGGTGAGCTCAAGGCCATCGACGAACGTATCGGCGAGGACGTGATCCCCCATCTTCAGCTGGCGCACTCCATGAACGCCCGTACCTCCTCCGGCGGAACGGCGACGGTGCGCACGCTCGAACAGATCGTGCACTTCGAAAACTACCTGAAGGAGCTTGATTTATGA
- the pheS gene encoding phenylalanine--tRNA ligase subunit alpha, translating to MQEWYDAIASAQSVDKLEEIRIAVFGKKGVLAAEFAKMKSVPNEEKGAFAKELNEHKAKLTEAFNVRKEILALEALEAGMKAEAIDVTLFGRGSERGALHPVMQTMDRIVEYFVAMNFSVKTGPMVEDDFHNFEALNLPKYHPARDMQDTFYFKDELLLRTHTSPVQIRTMKQEKPPIRMIAPGAVFRRDYDLTHTPMFHQVEGLLVDEEGKVSFANLKFILEDFLKYMFGDVEVRFRPSFFPFTEPSAEVDISCIFCGGDGCRVCSKTGWLEVLGCGIVDPNVFKAVGYENVSGYAFGLGVERFAMLIHRIGDLRSLFEGDIRLLEQFK from the coding sequence TTGCAAGAGTGGTATGACGCCATTGCGTCGGCACAGAGTGTCGACAAACTTGAAGAGATCCGTATTGCGGTGTTCGGGAAAAAAGGGGTGCTCGCGGCCGAGTTCGCGAAGATGAAGTCCGTTCCCAACGAGGAGAAGGGCGCGTTTGCCAAAGAGCTCAACGAGCATAAGGCGAAGCTGACCGAGGCCTTTAACGTCCGCAAGGAGATCCTGGCCCTCGAAGCGCTCGAGGCGGGGATGAAAGCGGAGGCGATCGACGTGACCCTGTTCGGCCGCGGAAGCGAACGCGGTGCGCTGCACCCGGTGATGCAGACGATGGACCGCATCGTCGAGTACTTTGTCGCCATGAACTTCTCGGTCAAGACCGGACCGATGGTCGAAGATGATTTCCATAACTTCGAGGCGCTGAACCTGCCCAAGTACCACCCGGCCCGTGACATGCAGGACACCTTTTATTTCAAAGACGAGCTGCTGCTGCGCACCCACACCTCTCCGGTCCAGATCCGCACGATGAAGCAGGAGAAGCCGCCGATCCGTATGATCGCTCCGGGCGCCGTGTTCCGCCGCGACTACGACCTGACGCATACTCCGATGTTCCACCAGGTCGAGGGTCTGCTCGTCGACGAAGAGGGCAAAGTCTCCTTCGCGAACCTGAAGTTTATTCTTGAGGACTTCCTCAAGTACATGTTCGGTGACGTCGAGGTCCGTTTTCGCCCGAGTTTCTTCCCCTTCACGGAACCGTCCGCGGAAGTCGATATCAGCTGTATCTTCTGCGGCGGCGACGGCTGCCGCGTCTGTTCCAAGACGGGATGGCTGGAAGTCCTGGGCTGCGGGATCGTCGACCCCAACGTCTTCAAGGCGGTTGGTTATGAGAACGTCAGCGGCTACGCCTTCGGCCTCGGCGTGGAGCGCTTCGCGATGCTGATCCACCGTATCGGGGATCTGCGTTCGCTGTTTGAGGGCGATATCAGACTACTGGAGCAGTTCAAATGA